The region GCTTTCTCAAGTATTGCCAGCTGAACAGCCCTGAGTTGTGTCCGTCATCAAATACCAGCCTGACCGCATAGTGGCCAACCGGCTCAATCTGCCCAATGGCCACATCCTGCTTATTGAGCACCAGCTGTTGCTGACCGGGGCCATGTCCCTGTACTTCGGCCGAAGGTGAATGGACACGCAAAAACTCGGCACTGAGCGAGTGAGTCAGACCATCATCAAAGTACACATCAAGCAGGTTTTGCTGGGTGTGGTAATGTAGTTTGGTTACTTGATACATAGGTATAAAAAAGCCCGATCATCGACCGGGCGGTTATCCGTTAAAGAATAAAGCGGCTCAGATCTTCGTCCTGGACCAACATATCCAAATGTTTGTCGACATAGGCCGCGTCTATTGTCAGTGACTCGCCGGCTTTGTCGGAAGCGTCGAATGAAATTTCTTCCATCAGCTTTTCCATCACTGTATGCAGACGACGAGCTCCGATGTTTTCAGTCTTTTCATTAACCTGCCAGGCTGCCTGGGCAATGCGTTCAATCGCATCACCGTTGAATTCGATACTGACACTTTCTGTATTCATCAGCGCCTGTTGCTGCTCTGTGAGCGATGCGTGTGGCTCTGTCAGAATACGTTTAAAGTCTTTTGCAGTGAGCGCTTCCAATTCAACACGAATAGGTAAACGACCTTGCAGCTCAGGAATAAGATCAGAGGGCTTGGCCATCTGGAATGCACCTGAAGCAATAAACAAAATATGGTCCGTTTTAACCATGCCATGTTTAGTGCTGACAGTTGAGCCTTCGATAAGCGGAAGCAGGTCGCGCTGTACGCCTTCGCGGCTGACATCCGGGCCTGAAGCTTCACCACGCTTACAGATCTTATCAATCTCATCGATGAACACGATACCATTTTGCTCAACGGCAAAAATGGCCTGCTCTTTAAGCTCTTCCGGGTTGACCAGTTTAGCGGCTTCTTCTTCAACTAAGAGCTTGAAGGCTTCTTTGATCTTCAGTTTGCGGCTTTTCTTTTTGTCGCCCGACAGATTCTGGAACATGCCCTGCAACTGATTGGTCATCTCTTCCATGCCCGGCGGTGCCATGATCTCTACCTGAGGCGCTGTTTCTGCGATGTCGATGTCGATCTCTTTGTCATCCAGCTGGCCTTCACGGAGTTTCTTGCGGAACACCTGACGCGTAGAGCTGTTATCACTTTGCTGAGTTTCACCCCAAGCGTCTTTAGCGGGTGGCAGCAGGGCATCCAGAATACGCTCCTCCGCAGCTTCTTCAGCGCGGTGCTTGTGTTTCTTGGTTTGCTGCTCGCGGGTCATTTTGAAAGAGACTTCAACCAAATCGCGAATGATGGTTTCGACCTCTTTGCCGACATATCCCACCTCGGTG is a window of Pseudoalteromonas sp. R3 DNA encoding:
- a CDS encoding DUF971 domain-containing protein; this translates as MYQVTKLHYHTQQNLLDVYFDDGLTHSLSAEFLRVHSPSAEVQGHGPGQQQLVLNKQDVAIGQIEPVGHYAVRLVFDDGHNSGLFSWQYLRKLCEQHETLWQDYQQRMSARHDVPIKFMP
- the hslU gene encoding HslU--HslV peptidase ATPase subunit; its protein translation is MTAMTPREIVHELDQHIIGQDKAKKAVAIALRNRWRRMQLPEELRSEVTPKNILMIGPTGVGKTEIARRLAKLANAPFIKVEATKFTEVGYVGKEVETIIRDLVEVSFKMTREQQTKKHKHRAEEAAEERILDALLPPAKDAWGETQQSDNSSTRQVFRKKLREGQLDDKEIDIDIAETAPQVEIMAPPGMEEMTNQLQGMFQNLSGDKKKSRKLKIKEAFKLLVEEEAAKLVNPEELKEQAIFAVEQNGIVFIDEIDKICKRGEASGPDVSREGVQRDLLPLIEGSTVSTKHGMVKTDHILFIASGAFQMAKPSDLIPELQGRLPIRVELEALTAKDFKRILTEPHASLTEQQQALMNTESVSIEFNGDAIERIAQAAWQVNEKTENIGARRLHTVMEKLMEEISFDASDKAGESLTIDAAYVDKHLDMLVQDEDLSRFIL